The following are encoded in a window of Candidatus Methanoperedens sp. genomic DNA:
- the rnhB gene encoding ribonuclease HII yields MIAGIDEAGKGPVLGPMCVAGVLMDENKLDALAKIGVRDSKQLTPEKRENLEIEIKKLAHRYFILEVSPIQIDELRKIMTMNEIMVACYARILDNLKPDHAFVDAADVIAERFGKNIRKRYSRTIEITSEHRADEKYPIVSAASIIAKVQRDALVKQIEKTRGVEIGSGYPSDPITIKFLEEWVQEHGSLPDFARSSWETSKRIVEKFDKNQRKFSDF; encoded by the coding sequence ATGATTGCTGGAATAGACGAGGCTGGAAAAGGGCCGGTACTGGGTCCTATGTGTGTGGCAGGTGTTTTAATGGATGAGAACAAACTTGATGCACTTGCCAAGATAGGAGTGAGGGATTCAAAGCAATTGACACCTGAAAAGAGGGAGAATCTTGAAATCGAGATCAAAAAGCTCGCGCATAGATATTTTATACTTGAGGTCAGCCCAATACAGATAGATGAGCTTCGAAAAATAATGACCATGAATGAAATAATGGTCGCATGCTATGCCAGAATTCTTGATAACCTGAAACCCGATCATGCTTTTGTGGATGCTGCGGATGTAATTGCAGAACGTTTTGGCAAGAATATCAGAAAAAGATATTCCAGAACGATAGAAATCACCTCTGAACACAGGGCAGACGAAAAATACCCGATTGTTTCAGCAGCATCCATAATTGCAAAAGTGCAAAGGGACGCGTTGGTAAAACAAATAGAAAAAACAAGGGGTGTTGAGATAGGAAGCGGGTACCCGTCGGATCCGATAACAATTAAGTTCCTTGAAGAGTGGGTACAGGAACACGGTTCGCTTCCGGATTTTGCCCGAAGTTCATGGGAAACTTCAAAAAGAATAGTTGAGAAATTTGATAAGAATCAGAGAAAATTCTCTGATTTTTGA
- a CDS encoding cysteine hydrolase, whose product MQKAIIVADMLHDFVTGKLGSVRARKIVPNIANLLKKARQQGIPIIYLRDSHTPTDREMKIWGEHAMKGTEGSEIIPELRPEKNDIVIEKRWYGGFANTDLPDILKKMGIDTVIFTGVSTDICIQNDVALAYFSGYKTIVPPDCTASIDEGTHEYALKYMKKIYDTEIISSDKVL is encoded by the coding sequence ATGCAAAAAGCGATTATCGTTGCGGATATGTTACATGATTTCGTAACAGGAAAACTGGGGAGCGTTCGAGCCCGGAAAATCGTGCCAAACATCGCAAATTTATTGAAAAAGGCAAGACAACAGGGCATTCCAATTATATACCTGCGCGATTCCCACACCCCGACAGACAGAGAGATGAAAATCTGGGGAGAACATGCCATGAAAGGTACGGAAGGCTCAGAGATAATACCTGAACTCAGACCTGAAAAAAACGATATTGTGATCGAAAAGAGATGGTATGGCGGTTTTGCGAATACTGATTTACCGGATATCTTGAAAAAAATGGGAATAGATACTGTGATTTTTACGGGCGTGAGTACGGATATCTGCATCCAGAATGATGTTGCTTTAGCTTATTTTTCTGGATACAAAACGATCGTGCCCCCCGATTGTACTGCTTCGATAGATGAAGGTACCCATGAATATGCCCTTAAGTACATGAAAAAGATCTATGACACGGAGATTATAAGTTCGGATAAAGTGCTGTAG